One genomic segment of Oscillospiraceae bacterium includes these proteins:
- a CDS encoding 50S ribosomal protein L27, whose protein sequence is MAHKKGMGSTKNGRDSESKRLGVKRADGQFVLAGNILVRQRGTKIHPGNNVGIGSDDTLFALLDGKVKFERVGKDKKRVSVYSIAQ, encoded by the coding sequence ATGGCACATAAGAAAGGTATGGGTTCTACCAAAAACGGTCGTGATTCCGAGTCCAAAAGACTTGGCGTTAAAAGAGCTGACGGTCAGTTCGTTTTAGCAGGCAACATTTTGGTTAGACAAAGAGGTACTAAAATCCATCCCGGCAATAATGTCGGCATCGGCTCCGATGATACATTGTTTGCTCTTTTAGATGGTAAGGTTAAGTTTGAAAGAGTTGGCAAGGATAAGAAAAGAGTTAGCGTATACTCTATAGCTCAGTAG
- a CDS encoding PFL family protein yields the protein MINAYDILETIKMIDQEDLDIRTITMGISLTDCCDTNVSKAATKIYDKITSKAQRLVRVGEQIEKEYGIPIINKRISVTPISILADSCYDQDITLLAKALDKAATELGVNFIGGYSALVHKGFTKGDTALINSIPKALAETQNVCSSVNVASTRAGINMDAVAMMGKIIKKTAELTWDRSSIGCAKLVVFANAVEDNPFMAGAFHGIGEPECVINVGVSGPGVVRSAIKRAGSCNITEVADIIKRTAFKITRMGQLVALEASQRLGVPFGIVDLSLAPTPAVGDSVAYILEEMGLEQCGGCGTTACLALLNDAVKKGGVMASSHVGGLSGAFIPVSEDAGMIAAASNGSLTLEKLEAMTAVCSVGLDMIAVPGDTEADVISALIADEAAIGVVNSKTTAVRVIPAIGKKVGDSVEFGGLLGSAPIMPISSVSPAKFIGRGGRIPAPLQSLKN from the coding sequence ATGATAAATGCATACGATATACTTGAAACAATAAAAATGATTGACCAGGAAGACCTTGATATAAGAACAATAACCATGGGTATATCTTTGACAGATTGTTGTGACACTAATGTTTCAAAAGCTGCAACAAAAATATACGATAAAATTACATCTAAGGCGCAAAGACTTGTAAGAGTCGGAGAGCAAATCGAAAAGGAATACGGTATTCCCATTATTAACAAGAGAATTTCCGTTACTCCTATCTCAATTCTTGCAGACAGCTGTTATGACCAGGATATAACTCTGCTTGCAAAGGCTTTGGATAAAGCGGCAACAGAGCTGGGCGTTAATTTTATAGGCGGTTATTCGGCATTGGTACATAAAGGCTTTACAAAGGGTGATACTGCGCTTATTAACAGTATTCCCAAAGCGCTTGCTGAAACTCAGAATGTATGCTCAAGCGTAAATGTAGCCTCTACCAGAGCAGGAATCAATATGGATGCCGTTGCTATGATGGGTAAAATTATTAAGAAAACAGCAGAGCTTACTTGGGACAGGTCCTCAATAGGCTGTGCAAAGCTGGTAGTTTTTGCAAATGCTGTGGAGGATAATCCTTTTATGGCAGGAGCTTTTCACGGAATAGGTGAGCCTGAGTGCGTAATTAACGTAGGTGTATCAGGTCCCGGAGTCGTAAGAAGCGCAATAAAAAGAGCAGGAAGCTGTAATATAACAGAGGTTGCTGACATAATTAAGCGTACAGCTTTTAAAATTACAAGAATGGGACAGCTTGTGGCTCTTGAAGCTTCTCAAAGATTGGGTGTTCCATTTGGAATAGTTGATTTGTCATTGGCACCGACTCCTGCAGTAGGTGATTCTGTGGCATACATTCTTGAAGAAATGGGTCTTGAGCAGTGCGGCGGCTGCGGTACAACAGCTTGTCTTGCTCTTTTGAATGATGCAGTTAAAAAAGGCGGAGTAATGGCATCGTCTCATGTTGGCGGTCTTTCAGGTGCTTTTATTCCTGTTTCGGAAGATGCGGGAATGATTGCGGCGGCTTCAAACGGAAGCTTAACGCTTGAAAAGCTTGAAGCTATGACGGCGGTTTGCTCTGTAGGCCTTGATATGATAGCAGTTCCGGGCGATACCGAGGCAGATGTAATATCTGCACTTATTGCAGACGAAGCGGCTATCGGTGTTGTAAACAGTAAAACTACAGCGGTAAGAGTTATTCCTGCAATAGGTAAAAAAGTAGGGGATAGCGTAGAATTTGGCGGTCTTTTGGGAAGCGCCCCGATAATGCCGATATCTTCTGTTTCACCTGCTAAGTTTATCGGCAGAGGCGGAAGAATACCCGCACCCTTACAAAGTCTTAAGAATTAG
- a CDS encoding 2-hydroxyglutaryl-CoA dehydratase: protein MCLSELLVGIDVGSTTVKVVLTDEKNNIIHKDYKRHMSAVREKVCEMLNDISALCQNKQLKVSLTGSGALSLSKIAGLPFVQEVFSCAKAVRLYYPQTDAAIELGGEDAKIIFFGNSLEERMNGSCAGGTGSFIDQMATLLNVTTDRFDELYKEHEKIYDIASRCGVFAKSDIQPLLNQGAKKADLVASVYAAVVNQTIAGLAQGRKIKGNVIFLGGPLYYMSGLRERFKIALNLDDKSAIFPENALYLVAIGAALSAAQNKNSCTFEELYEKISNATEVTKKGTISPLFENEEEYTEFLNRHKKATLVKGDISTYKGKAYLGIDAGSTTTKLVLISENNEILFEYYNNNNANPVKTVKKQFEKLLPMLENRIEICGSAVTGYGEELIKSAFGVDLGLVETIAHLTAAQYFKKDVDFILDIGGQDIKCFSINNGVIDSIMLNEACSSGCGSFLETYAKVLSFTAEEFGKKALFAKNPVDLGSRCTVFMNSSIKQAQKDGAQVEDISAGLAISVVKNALYKVIRINNLAEIKSNIVVQGGTFYNDAVLRAFEREIGKNVVRPDIAGLMGAFGAALYAKKHSKGKSSLITADKLAEFTHTTKTTVCKGCTNHCPLTVNYFGDKKGYISGNRCEKPLGKTSDKNLINLYDFKYKKLMSLKSEGSRGKIGIPMGLNMYENLPFWFAFWNELGFEVVISEHTTKQTYLKGQSSIPSDTVCYPAKLMHGAVESLLEKGITDIFYPCLPYNFDEHMSDNCYNCPVVAYYPELLNANMESLSGIRFINPYLAINRKKTFKKGAYNELSKYFDVTKKQIEKATEQAYSAYDAYRKEIREQGEKALKIAKEENLPVIILASRPYHIDPEINHGIPALLTSLGFIVVSEDSVYHLVDKKAEVKVLNQWTYHSRMYNAAKLTTTLENAQMVQLVSFGCGIDAITSDEIKEILESKGKLYTQLKIDEINNLGAVKIRLRSLQAAMNIRED from the coding sequence ATTTGTTTGTCGGAGCTTTTGGTTGGAATTGACGTAGGCTCTACTACCGTAAAAGTAGTGCTTACTGATGAAAAAAACAATATTATACATAAAGACTATAAAAGGCATATGTCTGCAGTGAGAGAAAAAGTGTGTGAAATGCTGAACGATATTTCTGCGCTTTGTCAGAATAAGCAGCTTAAAGTAAGTCTTACAGGCTCGGGCGCATTAAGTCTTTCCAAAATTGCAGGTTTGCCCTTTGTGCAAGAGGTTTTTTCTTGTGCGAAGGCTGTGCGACTTTATTATCCGCAGACAGATGCGGCAATAGAGCTTGGCGGTGAAGATGCCAAAATAATCTTTTTCGGAAATTCCTTAGAAGAGAGAATGAACGGCTCTTGTGCAGGAGGTACAGGCTCTTTTATAGACCAGATGGCAACACTTCTGAATGTTACAACAGATAGATTTGATGAACTCTATAAAGAACACGAGAAAATATATGATATTGCTTCCAGATGCGGAGTTTTTGCTAAAAGTGATATTCAGCCTCTTTTAAATCAGGGTGCCAAAAAGGCAGACCTTGTGGCAAGTGTATATGCGGCAGTTGTAAACCAAACTATTGCAGGACTTGCACAGGGCAGAAAAATAAAAGGAAATGTAATTTTCTTAGGCGGACCTCTTTATTATATGAGCGGCTTAAGAGAACGCTTTAAAATTGCATTAAATCTTGATGATAAAAGTGCGATTTTCCCTGAAAACGCTCTTTATCTTGTAGCTATCGGTGCGGCGTTAAGTGCTGCACAAAATAAAAATAGCTGTACCTTTGAAGAGTTATATGAAAAAATTTCAAATGCAACAGAGGTAACAAAAAAAGGCACAATAAGTCCTTTGTTTGAAAACGAAGAGGAATATACGGAGTTTTTAAACCGCCACAAAAAAGCAACTCTTGTAAAGGGTGATATTTCAACCTATAAGGGTAAGGCTTATTTGGGAATTGATGCGGGAAGCACTACTACCAAGCTTGTTTTGATTTCGGAAAACAATGAGATATTATTTGAATATTATAACAATAATAACGCAAATCCTGTAAAAACGGTTAAAAAGCAATTCGAAAAGCTTTTGCCGATGTTAGAAAACAGAATAGAAATTTGTGGCTCTGCAGTTACAGGCTACGGAGAAGAGCTCATAAAAAGTGCCTTTGGTGTGGATTTAGGGCTTGTAGAAACAATAGCGCATCTTACAGCGGCACAGTATTTTAAAAAAGACGTAGATTTTATTCTTGATATAGGTGGACAGGATATAAAATGCTTCTCTATAAATAACGGAGTTATTGACAGTATAATGCTCAATGAAGCCTGTTCGTCGGGCTGTGGCTCATTTTTGGAAACCTATGCAAAAGTCCTTTCTTTTACGGCAGAGGAGTTCGGCAAAAAAGCTCTTTTTGCTAAAAACCCCGTAGATTTAGGCTCAAGATGCACCGTGTTTATGAATTCTTCAATTAAGCAAGCGCAAAAAGACGGCGCACAGGTTGAGGACATTTCGGCAGGTCTTGCAATTTCAGTTGTAAAAAATGCACTTTACAAGGTAATAAGAATAAATAATCTTGCCGAAATAAAAAGCAACATAGTTGTTCAAGGCGGTACTTTCTATAACGATGCAGTGCTCAGAGCCTTTGAAAGAGAAATAGGTAAAAATGTTGTACGTCCCGATATTGCAGGACTTATGGGCGCTTTCGGCGCGGCTCTTTATGCTAAAAAGCATTCAAAAGGAAAAAGCTCTTTGATTACAGCTGATAAGCTTGCTGAGTTTACCCATACAACTAAAACAACAGTTTGTAAAGGCTGTACCAATCATTGTCCTCTTACCGTTAATTATTTTGGTGACAAAAAAGGATATATTTCGGGAAACAGATGCGAAAAGCCTTTGGGAAAAACAAGTGATAAAAATCTCATAAATCTTTATGATTTTAAATATAAAAAGCTTATGTCTTTAAAATCAGAGGGCAGCAGAGGAAAAATCGGTATTCCTATGGGGCTGAATATGTATGAAAATCTGCCTTTTTGGTTTGCTTTTTGGAATGAGCTTGGCTTTGAGGTTGTTATAAGTGAGCATACAACTAAGCAGACATATTTAAAAGGACAAAGCTCTATCCCGTCAGATACCGTGTGTTATCCTGCAAAGCTTATGCACGGTGCTGTTGAAAGCTTGCTTGAAAAAGGGATTACGGATATCTTCTATCCTTGTTTGCCTTATAATTTTGATGAGCATATGAGCGATAATTGCTATAACTGTCCCGTTGTTGCATATTATCCTGAGCTTTTAAATGCTAATATGGAATCTCTTTCGGGAATTCGTTTTATAAATCCTTATTTGGCAATTAACAGAAAGAAAACCTTTAAAAAAGGTGCTTATAACGAGCTGTCAAAATATTTTGATGTTACTAAAAAGCAAATAGAAAAAGCTACCGAGCAAGCATATAGTGCATACGATGCTTACAGAAAAGAAATTCGTGAGCAGGGCGAAAAGGCTTTAAAAATCGCAAAAGAAGAAAATTTACCCGTAATTATTCTTGCTTCACGACCTTATCATATAGACCCTGAGATAAATCACGGTATTCCTGCTTTGCTTACCTCTTTAGGCTTTATAGTTGTAAGTGAGGACAGCGTTTATCATCTTGTTGATAAAAAGGCAGAGGTAAAGGTACTTAATCAGTGGACATATCATTCAAGAATGTATAATGCTGCTAAGCTTACTACTACTCTTGAAAATGCACAAATGGTACAGCTTGTTTCCTTTGGCTGCGGTATTGATGCTATTACAAGTGATGAAATAAAAGAAATTTTAGAGAGTAAGGGCAAGCTTTATACACAGCTTAAGATTGATGAAATAAACAATCTGGGCGCTGTTAAAATTCGTTTGAGAAGCTTGCAGGCAGCTATGAACATAAGAGAAGACTAA
- a CDS encoding stage III sporulation protein AA, whose product MQSFEQATELLPLNLREVINKTDIQTKKNTREIRLRINQPLSLTLAQRSVFISQNGITTDVNKGIKVNKSDIDETFSLLCRHCLYSTQEQIRQGFITAKGGHRAGICGTATVKNGQIEAIRDISSINIRIARQIIGCADKIYNDFFNNEISSTLIASAPAGGKTTILRDLARTLSEKGKRVSVIDERGELGAVFCGVAQNRLGALCDILDNYPKAQGITYAVRCLNPQAIICDEIGAYEDYEAVSEAFKSGVPLIMSVHASSLEELKKRRNIYRLIEEALIKNIIVLEGEKAPGKIKESIII is encoded by the coding sequence ATGCAAAGCTTTGAGCAAGCAACAGAGCTGTTGCCGTTGAATTTGAGAGAAGTTATAAATAAAACGGATATTCAAACTAAAAAGAATACCCGTGAAATAAGACTTAGGATAAATCAGCCACTAAGTCTGACCTTGGCGCAAAGAAGTGTTTTTATCAGTCAAAACGGAATAACAACAGATGTAAATAAAGGTATAAAAGTTAATAAAAGTGATATAGATGAAACCTTTTCTTTATTGTGCAGACACTGTCTTTACAGTACACAAGAGCAGATAAGACAAGGCTTTATTACAGCAAAAGGCGGTCACAGAGCAGGAATTTGCGGTACTGCAACGGTGAAAAACGGGCAGATAGAAGCAATCAGAGATATATCATCAATAAATATAAGAATAGCAAGACAGATTATAGGCTGTGCCGATAAAATATATAATGATTTTTTTAATAATGAAATTTCTTCAACTCTTATAGCCTCAGCACCCGCAGGAGGAAAAACAACAATATTGCGTGATCTTGCAAGAACCCTTTCCGAAAAAGGAAAGAGAGTATCTGTAATTGATGAAAGGGGAGAGCTGGGAGCAGTTTTTTGCGGAGTGGCGCAAAACAGATTGGGAGCATTATGCGATATATTGGACAATTACCCCAAAGCACAGGGAATTACATATGCAGTGCGTTGCCTTAATCCTCAGGCTATAATTTGCGATGAAATAGGCGCATATGAAGATTATGAGGCGGTTTCAGAGGCTTTTAAATCGGGAGTTCCGCTTATAATGAGTGTCCACGCTTCAAGCCTTGAGGAGCTGAAAAAAAGAAGAAATATATACAGGCTGATTGAAGAAGCGCTTATAAAAAATATTATAGTCTTAGAAGGGGAAAAGGCACCCGGAAAAATTAAAGAAAGCATAATTATATAA
- a CDS encoding ACT domain-containing protein produces MKAVITVIGKDTTGIIAKVSQECYKLNVNILDITQKVLDDTFAMIMMVDTKNMTGEYTVLVDNMNNLAKETGLVIHTMHEDIFNSMHRI; encoded by the coding sequence ATGAAAGCTGTTATAACGGTTATAGGAAAAGATACAACAGGTATTATTGCTAAGGTAAGTCAGGAGTGCTACAAGCTTAACGTAAATATTCTTGATATTACACAAAAGGTGCTTGATGATACCTTTGCGATGATAATGATGGTAGATACAAAAAATATGACAGGTGAGTATACTGTGCTTGTTGACAATATGAATAATCTGGCAAAGGAAACAGGACTTGTAATTCACACAATGCATGAGGATATTTTTAACTCAATGCACAGAATATAG
- the spoIIIAC gene encoding stage III sporulation protein AC, with the protein MEVDLIFKIAAIGILVAVLNQLLIRSGREEQAMLTTLAGLIVVMLMVINEIKVLFDTIKSVFGL; encoded by the coding sequence ATGGAAGTAGATTTGATTTTTAAAATTGCAGCAATCGGAATTTTAGTGGCTGTTTTAAATCAGCTTCTTATCAGGTCGGGCAGGGAAGAACAGGCGATGCTGACAACCTTGGCAGGCTTAATTGTTGTAATGCTGATGGTAATAAATGAAATAAAGGTACTTTTTGACACTATAAAGTCAGTGTTCGGACTGTGA
- the obgE gene encoding GTPase ObgE, with protein sequence MFVDTVTITVKAGNGGNGCVSFHREKYVAAGGPDGGDGGKGGDIVFVADNNLNTLFDFRYKKKFEARNGEDGRSKKMTGKSAENLYIKVPIGTIIKDANTGQIIKDISDNTPFTIAKGGRGGRGNQHFASSTRQIPRFAKAGVEGDELQLTLELKLIADVGLVGFPNVGKSTLLSVVSAARPKIANYHFTTLTPNLGVVTAGEEKSFVMADIPGIIEGASAGAGLGHEFLRHIDRCRLLVHVVDASGCEGRDPVDDLEKIFEELRLYSEELSQRPQIIAANKIDFLADEESLERLKAFAKEKDMEIFFISAAAHTGINELIQAIYDKLSKLPPVAVYETQYEPYTPSSATDGEIKITFEDGCYVVEAPWLKRVVNSINYTDYESLQYLQRVLKNFGVFDELEKAGVQDNDIVVIYGIEFEYIK encoded by the coding sequence ATGTTTGTAGATACAGTTACAATTACGGTTAAAGCCGGCAACGGCGGTAACGGTTGCGTTTCTTTTCACCGTGAAAAATATGTTGCCGCAGGCGGTCCCGACGGCGGAGACGGCGGCAAAGGCGGAGATATTGTTTTTGTTGCAGATAACAATCTTAACACTTTGTTTGATTTTCGCTACAAAAAGAAATTTGAAGCAAGAAACGGTGAAGACGGACGTTCTAAAAAAATGACAGGCAAATCAGCTGAAAATCTTTATATAAAAGTACCTATCGGTACAATTATTAAAGATGCAAACACAGGTCAGATAATAAAAGACATTTCTGACAATACCCCCTTTACTATTGCCAAGGGCGGTAGAGGCGGCAGAGGAAATCAGCATTTTGCAAGCTCCACAAGGCAAATTCCACGTTTTGCAAAGGCCGGTGTAGAGGGTGATGAATTGCAGCTTACCCTCGAGCTTAAGCTTATTGCCGACGTAGGTCTTGTAGGCTTCCCCAACGTCGGAAAATCAACATTACTTTCTGTTGTAAGCGCTGCCCGTCCTAAAATTGCCAACTATCATTTCACTACTCTTACTCCCAATTTAGGCGTAGTTACAGCAGGCGAAGAAAAAAGCTTTGTAATGGCGGATATTCCAGGAATAATCGAAGGTGCAAGCGCAGGCGCAGGCTTAGGACACGAATTTTTAAGACATATAGACAGATGCCGTCTTTTAGTTCACGTTGTTGACGCTTCGGGCTGCGAGGGCAGAGACCCTGTGGACGATTTAGAAAAAATCTTTGAAGAATTAAGACTATATAGTGAGGAGCTTTCTCAGCGTCCTCAGATTATAGCTGCAAATAAAATAGACTTTTTGGCAGACGAAGAAAGTCTTGAAAGATTAAAAGCTTTTGCAAAAGAAAAAGATATGGAAATTTTCTTCATTTCTGCAGCTGCACACACAGGAATTAACGAGCTTATTCAAGCTATTTACGATAAGCTTTCCAAGCTTCCTCCCGTTGCAGTATATGAAACTCAATATGAGCCATACACGCCTTCAAGCGCAACAGACGGTGAAATTAAAATCACCTTTGAAGACGGTTGCTATGTTGTGGAAGCACCTTGGCTTAAGAGAGTTGTCAATTCCATCAACTATACTGACTATGAGTCGTTGCAATATTTACAAAGAGTTCTTAAAAACTTCGGAGTATTTGATGAGCTTGAAAAAGCAGGCGTTCAGGACAACGACATAGTTGTTATATATGGAATAGAATTTGAATATATAAAATAG
- the rplU gene encoding 50S ribosomal protein L21, producing MYAILQTGGKQYKVQEGDILFIEKLNAENDSQVTFDSILAVSDDNGLKIGEPTVAGATVVAKVIKSGKEKKIKIFKYKPKKGYRRRQGHRQPYTKIQIEAINA from the coding sequence TTGTACGCAATTTTACAAACAGGCGGAAAGCAATACAAGGTACAGGAAGGCGATATACTTTTCATTGAAAAGTTGAATGCCGAGAACGACTCACAGGTTACCTTTGACAGCATTCTTGCAGTATCTGATGACAATGGTCTCAAAATCGGCGAACCTACCGTTGCAGGCGCAACTGTTGTAGCAAAAGTTATCAAGTCAGGCAAAGAAAAGAAAATCAAGATTTTCAAGTACAAGCCTAAAAAGGGATACAGAAGACGTCAGGGACACAGACAGCCCTACACCAAAATTCAAATTGAAGCTATCAACGCTTAA
- the alaS gene encoding alanine--tRNA ligase, producing the protein MQYMGLNEIREKYLSFFESKEHLRMPSFSLVPKNDNSLLLINSGMAPMKKYFTGELTPPRKRVTTCQKCIRTPDIERVGKTARHGTFFEMLGNFSFGDYFKNEATAWAWEFVTKVMELPVDRIWVSIYEDDDEAFEIWTKKVGVSPDRIVRLGKEDNFWEHGEGPCGPCSELYFDRGEEKGCGSPDCKVGCDCDRFVEFWNLVFTQFDSDGKGNYSRLANPNIDTGMGLERLACIMQGVDNLFEVDTVANIMKHISKITGAEYHQNDKTDVSLRVITDHIRSTVMMIGDGVLPSNTGRGYVLRRLLRRAARHGRLLGVNKPFLFEVCDTVINENKGVFPELLKNADYIKKVILSEEEKFSATIDNGMELLSEIITKLMVAGKNTISGEDTFKLYDTYGFPIDLIIEIAAEKKILVDEQGFKDCMQKQRDTARESRQSSMGAAWSDGELSELTALNSTFSGYEKLSDNGKIIAIAKNSDICETLSEGEEGIIVLDNTPFYAESGGQVADIGQIKTDSGIFEVTAVKKASGGAFLHSGTVKSGVLEQNQTATAEVCAKTRKATARNHTAAHLLQAALRQIVGDHVHQAGQLVDSKRLRFDFTHFSPVSQDEIKAIEALINEKIFEASDVITKVMDIDEAKNEGAMALFGEKYSDKVRVVSVDDFSKELCGGTHVSNTAQLGMFKIISESSTASGVRRIEAVTGEGVFELLNNRTQTIFNVCQTLKIQNPDELESKAVSFVSELKEKANEIDELQTKIANIRIEGIFENAKEINGFKFISASMTGTKVDVLRNMGDIIKDKTPDVVAALSSSVDGKATLLIICGADAVKKGAHAGKIIKEIAPIFEGNGGGRPDSATAGVKNILKLDEAIIKIPEILQTL; encoded by the coding sequence ATGCAGTATATGGGATTAAACGAAATCCGCGAAAAATATCTTTCGTTTTTTGAAAGCAAAGAGCATTTAAGAATGCCCAGCTTTTCTCTTGTACCTAAAAACGACAACAGCTTATTACTTATCAATTCAGGTATGGCACCTATGAAAAAATATTTTACAGGCGAGCTTACTCCTCCCAGAAAGAGAGTTACTACCTGTCAGAAATGTATCAGAACTCCTGATATTGAACGTGTCGGCAAAACCGCAAGACACGGCACATTCTTTGAAATGTTAGGAAATTTCTCCTTTGGAGATTATTTTAAAAACGAAGCTACTGCTTGGGCTTGGGAATTTGTTACCAAGGTTATGGAGCTTCCTGTGGATCGTATTTGGGTTTCAATTTACGAAGATGATGATGAAGCTTTTGAAATCTGGACAAAAAAGGTCGGCGTTTCTCCTGACAGAATAGTTCGTTTAGGCAAAGAGGACAATTTCTGGGAGCACGGCGAAGGTCCTTGCGGCCCTTGCTCAGAGCTTTATTTTGACCGTGGTGAAGAAAAAGGCTGTGGCTCTCCCGATTGTAAGGTCGGCTGTGATTGCGACCGTTTTGTTGAGTTCTGGAACCTTGTTTTCACTCAGTTTGACAGCGACGGAAAAGGCAATTATTCACGCCTTGCAAACCCCAATATTGATACAGGTATGGGCTTGGAGCGTCTTGCTTGTATTATGCAGGGTGTTGATAATCTTTTTGAGGTTGATACTGTTGCAAACATAATGAAGCATATCTCCAAAATAACAGGAGCAGAGTATCATCAAAACGATAAAACCGACGTTTCTTTGCGTGTTATTACTGACCATATCAGAAGTACCGTTATGATGATTGGCGACGGTGTTTTACCCAGTAATACAGGCAGAGGCTATGTATTACGCCGTCTTTTAAGACGTGCTGCAAGACACGGCAGACTTTTGGGTGTAAACAAGCCCTTCTTATTTGAAGTATGTGATACTGTTATAAATGAAAACAAAGGCGTTTTCCCCGAGCTGTTAAAAAATGCAGATTATATTAAAAAGGTTATTCTTTCCGAGGAAGAAAAATTTTCTGCAACCATTGACAACGGAATGGAGCTTTTAAGTGAAATCATTACAAAGCTTATGGTTGCCGGTAAAAATACAATTTCCGGTGAAGATACCTTCAAGCTTTATGATACCTACGGATTTCCTATTGACCTTATTATTGAAATTGCGGCTGAAAAGAAAATTCTTGTAGACGAGCAAGGCTTTAAGGATTGTATGCAAAAGCAGCGTGATACTGCAAGAGAAAGCCGTCAAAGCTCAATGGGGGCAGCCTGGAGTGACGGAGAGCTTTCAGAGCTTACAGCGCTTAACAGCACCTTCTCCGGATATGAAAAGCTATCTGACAACGGCAAAATTATTGCTATTGCTAAAAATTCCGATATTTGCGAAACACTTTCTGAGGGTGAAGAAGGCATAATAGTTCTTGACAACACTCCTTTCTATGCTGAAAGCGGCGGTCAGGTTGCTGACATCGGTCAAATTAAAACTGATAGCGGTATTTTTGAAGTTACTGCTGTAAAGAAAGCTTCAGGCGGTGCATTTTTACATTCAGGTACCGTTAAAAGCGGTGTTCTTGAGCAAAATCAGACAGCAACTGCTGAGGTTTGCGCAAAAACAAGAAAAGCAACTGCAAGAAATCATACTGCAGCCCATCTTTTACAAGCCGCTTTAAGACAAATTGTAGGCGACCACGTACATCAGGCAGGTCAGCTTGTTGACTCAAAAAGACTTCGCTTTGACTTTACTCATTTCTCCCCTGTTTCTCAGGATGAAATCAAGGCTATTGAAGCTCTTATAAACGAAAAAATATTTGAAGCTTCCGATGTCATCACAAAGGTTATGGATATTGACGAAGCTAAAAACGAAGGTGCTATGGCTCTGTTCGGAGAAAAATATTCCGACAAAGTAAGAGTTGTAAGTGTTGATGATTTTTCAAAAGAGCTTTGCGGCGGTACTCACGTTTCAAACACAGCTCAGTTAGGTATGTTTAAAATTATCAGCGAAAGCTCAACTGCTTCGGGTGTAAGAAGAATTGAAGCGGTTACGGGTGAAGGTGTATTTGAGCTTCTCAATAACCGTACCCAGACAATTTTCAATGTTTGCCAGACATTGAAAATTCAAAACCCTGACGAGCTTGAAAGCAAGGCTGTTTCTTTTGTTTCTGAGCTTAAAGAAAAGGCAAATGAAATTGACGAGCTTCAAACAAAGATTGCCAATATCCGCATAGAAGGTATTTTTGAAAATGCTAAGGAAATAAACGGATTCAAGTTCATCTCTGCAAGCATGACAGGCACAAAGGTTGACGTTTTACGTAACATGGGAGATATAATCAAAGATAAAACTCCTGACGTTGTTGCTGCTCTTTCAAGCTCTGTAGACGGCAAAGCAACACTTTTGATTATATGCGGTGCAGATGCAGTTAAAAAAGGCGCACACGCAGGAAAAATAATCAAAGAAATTGCTCCTATATTTGAAGGAAACGGCGGCGGCCGTCCCGACAGCGCTACTGCAGGTGTCAAGAACATTCTGAAGCTTGACGAAGCAATAATAAAAATTCCTGAAATTTTACAAACTTTATAA
- a CDS encoding SpoIIIAH-like family protein: MKFSKKNLFVVGLTVVVCAAVYVNWRMTSPTVPTGTDDVSSQIQDDKVLGQAQLVDNQNVTDNTYFQQARVERQKSREEAATVLKELYENENSDKQQKTTAQAGLLKIAGDIEKEATIETLVKAKGFTECVAVIGDNSVNVIVKTSGLKENEATIIKEIAENETKITANNIKIIEIK, encoded by the coding sequence ATGAAATTCAGTAAAAAAAATCTATTTGTAGTAGGACTTACAGTGGTAGTGTGTGCAGCAGTCTATGTAAATTGGCGTATGACATCGCCAACAGTTCCAACGGGTACAGATGATGTTTCGTCACAAATTCAGGATGATAAGGTTTTAGGACAGGCACAATTGGTAGACAACCAAAATGTAACGGATAATACTTATTTTCAGCAGGCAAGAGTTGAACGTCAAAAGTCCAGAGAAGAAGCAGCAACAGTTTTAAAAGAGCTTTATGAGAACGAAAATTCAGATAAACAGCAAAAAACAACTGCTCAGGCAGGACTTTTGAAGATAGCCGGCGATATTGAAAAAGAAGCAACGATAGAAACTCTTGTAAAGGCAAAAGGCTTTACAGAATGCGTAGCGGTAATAGGAGATAATAGTGTCAACGTAATAGTTAAAACGTCGGGACTTAAGGAAAACGAAGCTACAATAATCAAAGAAATAGCAGAAAACGAAACAAAAATCACGGCGAATAACATTAAAATTATTGAAATAAAATGA